The region ATGTTGATAACAAATCAATAGCTTCTTTCGTGTATTGAAGATcgattttcttttgttttaaccTCTCTTTCACTCGGTTCATCTAGCAATTAACAATTAAACTATAGTTAAATGATGACCGTAATGAACCAAAGAGGAGGGAGGAAACACACATTAAGCAACCAAAAAACAAACCAATTATTCTACAAGTGAACTAAACGTGACGAAATCACACATCACTAATAGACTGTTAATTGTCTCATTGTGTGAATGCTAGCCAACATATCAAGAAGGTTGGGCATGGTTGAGGTTCATTCAATGAATAATATCACATCAGCTGTTTCTGATGAAGGATGAAGATTATAAATTTCTAATTACAAAGCTAATGTAATTCTCTGCTAGGGGTGTGCACAGAACAGAAGCAACGGAAAAATTGAACATGACCAAACCAAAAATAATCGGTTTGatttgtatattataaaatttttgcAAGTTCGGTTTGGTTAGATCTTAAATTTTAGAAGACAAAACTATGAAAAATGTACtacaatttttcttaaaattccactagttttgaaaaaataatactattttccTATGTATTTAAATGCTATAATGTATAATACATTacaatttgacttaaatttgatttttaaatttaatattttttacttgtagtaaatttgtaatttttatctttaaaattaaaaaaaaaaattatctttctaTTTggtaaaaccgaaccgaattttatctcaaaattcAATTCGGTTTTTAGAGAAACTGTTCCATATTGACATTTTTactttcaaaccgaaccgaaaaccgtTTGCACACCCCTATGAATCTCTACTGAGCAGAAACCTTCAAAGATATTCAGCTCTTGGgattttatcaaataatttgaCCGTTTTAAAAAATGCAATTATGCACTGTAAGCATAGGTCTTGGCAAAAACATAAAACTGACtgcaaaagaaattaaaaaatacaagaGATCCAAGGGAAGGCTATTACCTGTAGCACCACAATTTTGCTAATTTCTTTCGAGTCCAAAGGTTGGAAAACAATGTATTCGTCAATCCGGTTCATGAATTCTGGGCGGAAAGTTTGTCTAGCCAGCTCTACAACTTGCCGCTTCATTATATCATAGACAGCTTCTTTGCTATCTAGTGTATTACTGAGAGTTTCAAGTATTAGATGGGAACCAATATTTGAAGTCATAATCACAACGCAGTTGATAAAACTAACAGTCCTCCCTTGAGAATCAGTTATCCTCCCATCATCTAATAACTGCAGCAGAATGTTGAAGACATCATGATGGgctttttcaatttcatcaaacAGAACTACAGAATATGGTCTTCGACGAACCACTTCAGTTAGCTGACCTCCTTCTtcatatccaacataacctggAGGGGCCCCAACCAAGCGTGAAACAGCATGCTTTTCCATATACTCGCTCATATCTATCCTGACCATAGCATTTTCTGTATTAAAGAGGTATTTAGCTAGAGCCTTTGCAAGCTCAGTTTTGCCAACGCCAGTAGGACCCATGAACATGAAGCTAGCTATTGGTCGATTTGGGTCTGACAATCCTGCCCTGGAACGTCGGATTGCATCAGCCACTGATTTTACTGCCATATCTTGACCAACTACTCTTTTGTGAAGAACATCTTCTAGGAAGACTAGCTTTTCACGCTCTGACTGCTGGAGGTTTGACACAGGTATACCAGTCCATTTGCTTACAATTTCAGCGATATCAAAATCAGTGACCTCTTCTCTAAGCAAAGATTTTCCAGACTTCTGAAAGTCTGCAAGGTTCTTGTCGGCCTCTTCTAACTGGCGTTGAAGGGATATTAGAGTTCCATACTTGAGCTCAGCAGCACGATTCAAGTTATAATCACGCTCTGCTGCTTCCATCTCTAAGTTCACTCTATCAATCTACAACCAAATGACACATGATTATCAACAACTTGCAGATAATGTACTACGACAGCTTAAATCAATACATATTTAACTCACAGAGCTACCTCTTCTTTAATTGACCGTATCCGGGTCATGAGAGCCTTCTCACGATCCCAATGTTCATTTAGTTCCTTCTGTTTTTGTTTAAGTTCAGTCAAATCGCTTTCGAGCTTGCTTAACCTCTCTTTGGATGCTTTATCAGTGTCATTTTTCAGAGATAACTTCTCCATTTCTAACTTTAGAATAGCTCTATCTATCTCGTCCAATTCCGTAGGCTTAGAAGTAATCTCCATTTTTAGCTTTGCAGCAGCTTCATCAACTAGATCAATGGCTGAAAAGGAAAGGCCAGAAACTTTAAAGTAGCAGGCAAGAGAGAAGCACATTATTCTTGAAGAATCTAGACCCAACACTTAGAGAGAAGCACATATTTTTCCATTCTTATACATAGATGATGGTAAAAATCTAAAAATCGTAGAATTGCATCCCTTAATATAAAATGTAACCCAGGGAGTAGGATTGCCTACCAAATGCAGGAATGGCACAAATCATATTGCCtataatgtgaaaaatttgaaaGCGTAATTTTTTCGTACCTTTATCAGGCAAAAAACGCTCTGTGATATATCTGTCTGCAAGAATTGCTGCAGAAACGAGGGCGCTATCTGATATTTTAACACCGTGATGTAGCTCATAGCGTTCACGCAAACCACGAAGAATGGATATTGTATCTTCAACAGAAGGTTGATCACAAAAAACTTGTTGAAACCTGCGCTCAAGAGCCGGATCCTTCTCAATGTATTTTCTGTACTCATTCAATGTGGTTGCTCCTATACATCGGAGCTCACCTCGGCCAAGCATCGGTTTCAATAAGTTCCCAGCATCCATTGCTCCACTTGTTGCCCCTGCACCAACAACTGTATGAATCTCATCGATAAATAATATGATTTGCCCATTAGAAGCGGTAACTTCCTTCAGCACAGCTTTTAGCCTTTCCTCAAAATCTCCACGATACTTGGCTCCAGCAACCAATGAACCCATGTCTAAAGAGATCAGCTGTATATAGGCCAAACTATCTATGTTAGATGCAgcataaatgaaaataaaggaAAATCGCAAAAGAAACTAATGGAAAATCTTAAGACTCTAAACATCACTCTAGTTCCACACACTCCGAATGACATGGTAAAATATAAACATGTTAGACCTCCTCCTCGGAATCATTGAGAATACTACTCTTTTTCGCAAGAGTAGTGCATAAATGAGCAAAAGGCATAAAATTGAACTGCAACCTTCCGATTCAACAATGGTTCTGGCACGTCACCACGGACAATCCTTTGGGCAAGTCTGCAAAAAATAAACAACTCATTATTAACAAAATGATGTAGATGAAGAGAGTAATAAACAGCATAAATCTTAAGTTTCGAACAACACGGCTTTCAATTTTTAATAGGTTTTTAACCCAGTTCTGAGGAGAATGAAATGTCTTCTATGCAGGGATAAAACTTGATACTAACATCGAACACCCTCAGAGATTATTTTTACTTTGCAACAATAACACTCAAATATTCATGCTATTTTATCAACATCTTGCATTTCCCCTCTCTATCTTCTCCCACCAAGTCTAAAACTAATAATCCAAATACTCAATGTCTATGAGAAGTATACTCAATCCTAATTAAACGTTGTTTTCTTTCACAAAAATGTGTAATCATCTAAAAAAATCATCAGAGATACCTTTTCCCTTTGTGTAATTTTGACTCTAGAAGGTTTTAAGTGTAATTTCTTTCCCTAATGAAGACCATAAAGCACCTAGCAAAGTCTTCTGCACAACTATATTATAAATTTGCAAATAACGAAAGGTAAACCTCCAAAAAAATTGCACTTGCAAAAATCAGGATCCAGTTATAATTCCTACACAGTAAACATACCCCTCAGCAATTGCAGTTTTTCCAACACCAGGTTCACCAATAATAACAGGATTATTTTTAGTTCTTCTAGATAATATTTGTATACACCGTCGAATTTCATCATCTCTGCCAATGACAGGATCAAGTTTTCCACGCCTAGCAAGCTCTGTTAAGTCATTCCCGTACTTGTCCAACGCTTCATACTTTCCTTCAGGATCTGCATATATTGAAAGAACAACATGATCAGAGTAGGTTGACAGTAACTACAATATAATGGCCCAGCATGCGAAGGGCTTAGAATAGATTAGCGCCATGGTTAATTTTGGAAACGAGCTCAGCTCCCCTAAGGTGGGTTACTGATTAGCTTGACATTTTTCACGACGAAAAATATATAACTCACAGCAACTCCCTAGAGAATCAAATTCATACTTTGATCAATCACTCTCTGGCTTCCACGGACAGCTTGAGTGGCGTCCTTCAAATCTTTCTCACTGAGCTGAAGGTTCTTAAACAACTGCTGTCCAAATCTCTTATCCAAAGGGAAAGCTAGAACTAAATGCTCTACAGACACAAAATCATCCCCCATTTCTTTTTTATGCTTACGAGCATTGTCTAACAAGACACCAAGATATGAACCCAATATAGGGTTACTAGTGTCCATCACCTGCAGCAAGAACATAAAGGCATATGCATATAAATAGTTATGTAACTTATGTATGTGTGTGTTTGTTCATAGAGTTTGTATGATACAATAGTTGTGCCAtttcatatttacaacaaaacCACTAAGCATTTGTGACGaagaatattttaattattacttatatcTTTTATCACTAAATATTCCATATAGCTAAAGCATTAGTTTGTTGTACAAATGACATGGCACAACGATTATGTGATATAATTTTTCGTTTATTTATGAATAACAAGTAGGTAATCAGACCTTCGGTTGCTGGGAAATAAAATTATCAGTGGCCTGCAAGACTGTTGTGTTATCAAGTCCAGCTTTAGTGAAAATTCGCCTAGCTAATCCGTCTTTTTGCTCTAACAGAGCTTTCATTAAATGCTCAGTCTCCACCATTTGTTGTTTATTAGCTCGCGCTGCATCTACAGCACCAACTACTCCTTCCCATGCCATCTCAGTGAACTCTGACGGATTAGgctgataatttttaaaaatattaattgcaTTATCATGATGATTCAGATAAACCTAACAatgatttagaaaaataaatataaaacgttGAGAATTGAATTTTACCTGTGAAGAAGAGGTAGCAGTAGCGGAGAAGCGTGGAGAGGAAGAGTGGAAGGAGCGAGCGAACCTGACTGATGAAATATCAGCCGAAACGACATTGTCGTTGGCTGAAACTTGAGAATTCGTAGAATTGCCAAACAGAGAATAAGCTGAAGAGGAATAAGAAGAGATTGCGCGAGCTCGTGAGAGAGATGATAGTGATGAAGCTCTAACTTTTGATTTTAGTATGGCTGTAACTGCGGATTTTGTTAGTCTTCGTGACGCCATTATTTTTGATTCTTGCGAGTTTGTGAGACTGTGTATGAACTGTGCAGTTGGTTTAAGTTTGATAGAGAGAGCTTTTTTTTTTCGATGCTTGGAGAAGAGGCAAGAGAGGGAGAAGAAGGTTGTAGAATGGTGTGGGAGTTTCTTCTGTTGTCGTTTGAAGTCTTGTGCTGTCGTTTTAGTGAGCGGGAAATTAAAAAGAGCAAAAAAGATTAACTTGCTTTCATTGAGAGTTGAACTCAAGACCTCCCGCTTACTAAACGGGTGCTCTAACCAACTGAGCTATGAAAGCTGATTGGTTTATGAGTCAGCAGAATCGTATATAAATCGTTCGTATGCAGATATTCCCaagtatttttttgttgttgctgTAAAGAAGAGGCAAAaactaaaagaaattaaattaatcaacaGCCAATCTATGAAATACCAAAATTATCTcccttttctttaaaaaaaaaaatttaaccttTTGACCGCTAAATCGCCTCCTCCATCCTTTCGATCTGCATTTTTATtctctaataaaattttatatatgaagGATCctctcattttaaattattgaagGATCTTAGATTTGGAGCGATTGTTTTGGTCACCGAAAAACCATCTCTATTCTTATCTAGCCatttatttcactttttttgttttgatttaaagaaTCTTCAACcggttaaatttttttttttattggattAAGATctcaaacttaaaaaaaaaacttttaaacttttaaatttttaaattttgcgtTATTTTAAAGATGTTTCTATAACGGTTGTTCTTGTCTTATTAGATAATTTTAAGATTTATATTGaagataaaatttcaataaGCGATTTCAAAATTATAGTCTTAATATTTGAACCATGTGTGTATTTGGATAACTTTTTGATGGTTGAGAAAAACCTATTCGATGATTATATTAACATCTCTCATCATTAATTTAGAATTGTTCTTTCAATTTGTTGAAAAACCATTCATCTCTGTTCTTTCAACAGAAGGCTCAAGTCAAATTCATGCTcgacataataaaaatatattttatttttatttttatgttatgtTATGTTAAATGTGTGTCATTCTaatttggctaataatcaccaaTGTACTCTGACCTTTGGCCTACCTTGTGGTAAATTCCTTGAGTTCTAAAAATGATCAGAAACCCCCTAAGTTACGTGGCGGCTAAACTTGGCCCTTCCGTTCAAAAATCCGTTAACTTCATCAAAATTGATGAGCTGtcattctaaaaaaaatggCAGAGCCACGTTACCAAAAATACtttaaaacaatcaaaatacttctataactattaaatttgatttaaaaatttaacccCAAACAAATTCACcaattaaatccaaataaaTCACCTGACCGCCATCGGTCAACCTAACGCCACTACCTCTTAATCCACCGCCGCAAAAAAATTGTAGCAATCTTCTCCGACCCTTTATTCCATGGGAACAATAGAagcgattttttttattatgggATGAAGAAATGCATGCctgttcttccatggaagaatTGCTTGGAGAAGACCGCAAAAAAAATTCCTACAGTCGTTAGGAGGCCGTGGCTGGGAAATGGTGGGTGAGGGTTAAGTGAATGGGTTGAATTCTTTAAAaagatttaattgaattttaggaTGTATTAAGTATTTTAGGTTTTTGTGACGTGGCAGCTGACATGGTATcaccaattattttttttagaatgacAATTCATCGTTTTTAATAGAGTTAACATTCTTTTTAGATAGAAGAGACATATTGAGCccattatataatttaaagagaaaattacaccatataACTCAATTTATGAAATCTTTATGTTAATAACtcacaaattattattttgcaataatctctcttttttaaaaatctgtTTGCATGTGTACCTAAATTATATTTGCCTTCCTTTTTTACCCTCATTACCTCCACTGTGTGCATTACATtgtctttatttctttttcttcttcatttctctTTTCTCGTCAATTAGCTAAGCTAATTTAATGGCTGTTTGATTGTAAAAATCTTATTTTTCTGTTCTCAATCTCAAATTAATAATAGATTGCAACTGATTTTGATTTTGCTTATGATTATTGatgttattgattttaaattgaattgaagttttatgtttattattagaGAGATTGAATTAGAGACGGCCTTCAGTTTCCCGTCGGTCATCTCGCTCGATTGTTCTTGAAAGGTTGTTTGCTCAACGCTTCGGTTCCGACACACCTATCTATCTCGCTGCCGTACTTGAATATCTAGCTACTGAGTATATCTCATTAAACTCAACTTTCAgatctataaatttttcatcatcttaaatattaaaatttgggtGATTATGAATGTTAGGTATTGGAATTGGCTGGTAATAATGCGCGAGACAACAAGAAGAATCACATTGAAAATGATGAGGAAAGAGAAATTGTTAGCAATTAGAAATGATGAGGAATTCTAGCAGATGAGTTTTGCCTAATATTAATCCAATTCTTTTGCCAAAGAAAGGTGATGCATCTACTGCTAGTGAATCTAAGTCTTTTAAGAAGGTTTAGATaattattatgttgatattaggTTAAATAAtggatttttttaagatttcaGTAGTTAGGTATTTGTTtcttgtttttaaattaaaaatgttaagttaCTGTGACTATGTGAtggaaatttttttgtttttagcatttgaattttgttttaatcttattgacattttcattttgtatttaataaatagtaaaaatgaaagtaaattatttaatttttgttgcaTAATCTATAATtttcacaataaatttttatgtttctgcATTTTATAGTTAATCCAACAAAAAATGttattaatatttcaatttaaataaaaatatatttaacagtttataaaaccgaaaatctacctgatgtgaaccagatgtaaacctatatcaactgaactatcttaattcaatttttaataaaaaattttgtactgttttttataatattaaatgatatttatatagagagaattttgagatttagtgcaatatacaaattgaatatatcttttaagtgaaatgtatttgatagtctataaaactaaaaatcaacctgatgttaaCCGGATGTAAActggatgtgaacctatatcaactaaactagcttaatttattttttaataaaatttgtcttgctgctctttataatcttaactatttagtgtaatatacaaattaaatataattgaaatgTATTCGACAGTTtaataaaaccgaaaatcaacctaatatgaacctatatcaattgaatttccttaattcaatttttaataatttttgttttacttctctttacaatcttaactgacattttatattgagagaattttgagatttagagTAATATACAAACTGAATGTCTCTTTTAAGTGTATCGTATTTGATAgtatataaaaccaaaaatcaacctgatattAACCTGGTGTGAAcgtatatcaactgaactatcttaatttatttttttataaaaattgtcttactgctctttccaatcttaactgacattttatattaattaaattttgagatttagtgtaatatacaaattgaatagctattttaagtgaaatgtattcgatagtttataaaactaaaGATCAATCtaatgtgaacctgatatgaacctatatcaactgaattgctttaaatcattttttataaaatttgtcttgctaTTCTTTATAATCttatctgatattttatattaagagaattttaatatatagtcTATAATAAgaattgaatatttatttttaagtgaaatgtaattgacagtttataaaactgaaaagcAACCTGACGTGAACCATATGTGAACCTGAAATAATATCACATAGGGTTTAGAGGATTcggaatttaataattattttaaaaattattttaaaaaaatttataccataaaaaataaactaatagtagtttgaaaataatttttcaagatTTTTCATGCGTTTTGGacaaatttaatgtaaattcaaatgtcgactcaatgtcaactcaatatagcctaaagtaaattaaaatttttagtaaattgattataaaattaaaattaatttattatttattataattaataatatatttaaaactataTTATAACTTATAACAACATAATTACCTTTTTCTGAAATGTAAAATGATACCAATCATTCATCAAATAAGAATGTTAGTATTAAATGTTGAAATGGTACATTTAAGAGTTGAATGAAACAATAACATCTTGTAACTGATGTATGAATTGGTTTGTTTCTCATTGCATAGAATTAACGTTTCATAAAGATAAGACTCGTATCCATGTACCACTGGGCGCAATTGGTTAGGCAAATTCAGTTCAAACGAATCGTCTTGTCCCAACATTCACTTGTAAGCTTCGCCACCATCTCGTTCACCATAGCCTTTTCCTTTTTCTGAGTGAGAAATGACTGCATTTTTCATTAGAATTAAGAGaggaaaaatccattttatttttgttgtttagtttttaaaacCCGTCTCTAACTTCTCATGAGCAACATAATTATAACTTTAATCATATTTAGTAAATAAAATCATACTGTTCATAGCAGTCACCATTGTCGTCTCCTTCGCCACTACAATCCACCACCGTCACCTATTCGCCACCACTACCCAGCACCGTTCCCTCAATCGCCACACAAGCCCATAACCATCGCTTCCATTTCTGTCACAGCTCAAATTTGTCGTCTCTTTCATCGTCGCCTCCATCGCCACTGCTTTTTGTGCAACACCAACTACCTGCAATATTATAAACACCACATGCAAGAATTGCAACCACCATTAATCCCAGATTTTATTTCCAAATTCTTGCAAGATATTATAATTTAAGCATCTGTTTACACTTTCTTGCAATAACAATCATTAGCATATCAAAGTTTATAAAACTGGAGAAGATCATTTACAGTAACCAACACAATCATAAACAACAAAATGAGAAATTGAACTGACAAATTAGAACAAGTAAATCACCGATTGATTAAATTACAActtgaataattaaaaaaagctCCAAAAATCGTTGATTTGCGCAGATATAGAGATATGATCCTTCATAGAACCGTTATATTCACATCATCGCCGCCAATAGTTCGTCAATTTCTTCTCTGATTAGTGGAATATTGAAAAGAAGGGAAATAAGTGCCGAGGATATAACTGTCCTATTTTCTCTTAGTTTGAGTTAATTTTGGGTTATGGGGGATTTGTGGaaagttttcaatttttttgagagattatTACCAAAATTAATATTGTGAGGTAAAAACATAACACATAACCacttttgagggatttgtgtAGATTATCCTAATTTAAAGGGTTTACCGACCATTTTTAACATTCAAAGGGTATACCATAAGGTTGGCAAAAATCAGAATTCATGGGTAATTATTAGGCTCTGATTTTAGATGTAATTTTTGTTCGGTTGTATTTGTAAAATGTATTGGGAATGTAGGAGTTTACGGTCTAACAAAAGTGGTTATTTTTGTGTCTGCTCATATAAGAGTGGACACATCCATCTTCTTTCCGTCTTGGTGCGTTGCTTCTGATTCAGTTTTAATCAATTTCTTcttgacttttttaaaaatatcaaataaaagaaataactaATGAAAGTGGAAGGCACGAGTAAACTCTTTGCATTATTAACAATTATTGCAAATTATTTTCCATCTTTCCACTTTTAAAGCTTATATTAAAAGTatacataattaaaaattgtCAGTATTTTTATACTGAATATGCAAAAAGATCTAGACGGCTCGAGTGAAAATTAGTCTGAATATGAAAGATTTAAAGGTACCGTCTCATAGTTGAAAACCGTTCAGAAAAACTCATGAAACCTGTACCAATAAAAAAAGTgtacataataaaaaatttacgcCATTCTCTTTCTTTccaaaatacaaaaagaaaaacatattaaaaattatttataaaagtcaATTACTTTTTTTGGGTTCATAattaatagtattttttatttgaaaaaaatattattttgaatttgtatATGTGCATGTGTAAAATACGATTGTAAGTATAATGATAAGATAATAATACTCGGTTAAAAAGAACTGTTTTTctcatgtttatatatttttattcatttacaTACGTATTGTTGAATAGACACTgtttgtgtcacgacccgatttccacctcgaaactcgagccgagaccggcgctagggaatgggaatggttgttccgaaacccgtagcaagcctaaaatctctataaatttttcgcctcttaaatataaatatatatcgtacatcgcgtacgacccgttttcagaaaacaccgttaaaacatttttccgtttagtgcggaaaacacattctgaaaatattcatataggcgatatcgcgctttcagaaatgctggttgaataaccctagttattctgacccatgCGCATTtttgaaaaccggtgcggtggtacagggacttggctcacgtgccttgcctcgcaggcagccctgtctcaaaccgcgcacccgaataatatgtttaataaaatatatcgaacactttccttttcaaagcgttatataaaacatatttaaaaacatgcacagcaggcacgctgtcacgacccaatctcagagccgagaccggcgctagggaatgggagtggttgctccgaaacctgtagcaagcctaaaaacgtaaaataatttttcgcgaaacataaacgtcatgcatgacataagcaaacacgtgtcatgcagaagcacacatgccaggcacacatatcctctggcggTCACAACaaatataacgcagcaagcgtaaaacgtttaaaacttttaaacgttaaagttatatttacagaaaactatatattacagctgactcacaaaatacttatctactgcagctctaagagtaaagtactgtttctttacatactcaaaaatacagacttctggaagtaggatagaagtccgttgcttcaaagcgtctttatcctgaaaggaaatctgtgaggggtcagtatattgggatatactgagtgagttcatacatttactaataagtattcaaataaaacataaaatcgtaatcaatcatatgcagccaagtacaagatccgaatgaaaccttaatcctcaaacatactaataatcaatcgatcaacccaatcataaatatcatttgcgagtccaactcgctggtggcccagccactagatacggggacttccaggctacaccgtagccgagttcactctgcgtatctaactcataacccaatcgtaaatttcatattcatcatcagctcccagctgagtcatatcaaaactggtgatcacacagtcctattgtcgcccaataggtagcacgttccatcggatcaatactggtttcaaat is a window of Mercurialis annua linkage group LG2, ddMerAnnu1.2, whole genome shotgun sequence DNA encoding:
- the LOC126669184 gene encoding chaperone protein ClpB4, mitochondrial, with protein sequence MASRRLTKSAVTAILKSKVRASSLSSLSRARAISSYSSSAYSLFGNSTNSQVSANDNVVSADISSVRFARSFHSSSPRFSATATSSSQPNPSEFTEMAWEGVVGAVDAARANKQQMVETEHLMKALLEQKDGLARRIFTKAGLDNTTVLQATDNFISQQPKVMDTSNPILGSYLGVLLDNARKHKKEMGDDFVSVEHLVLAFPLDKRFGQQLFKNLQLSEKDLKDATQAVRGSQRVIDQNPEGKYEALDKYGNDLTELARRGKLDPVIGRDDEIRRCIQILSRRTKNNPVIIGEPGVGKTAIAEGLAQRIVRGDVPEPLLNRKLISLDMGSLVAGAKYRGDFEERLKAVLKEVTASNGQIILFIDEIHTVVGAGATSGAMDAGNLLKPMLGRGELRCIGATTLNEYRKYIEKDPALERRFQQVFCDQPSVEDTISILRGLRERYELHHGVKISDSALVSAAILADRYITERFLPDKAIDLVDEAAAKLKMEITSKPTELDEIDRAILKLEMEKLSLKNDTDKASKERLSKLESDLTELKQKQKELNEHWDREKALMTRIRSIKEEIDRVNLEMEAAERDYNLNRAAELKYGTLISLQRQLEEADKNLADFQKSGKSLLREEVTDFDIAEIVSKWTGIPVSNLQQSEREKLVFLEDVLHKRVVGQDMAVKSVADAIRRSRAGLSDPNRPIASFMFMGPTGVGKTELAKALAKYLFNTENAMVRIDMSEYMEKHAVSRLVGAPPGYVGYEEGGQLTEVVRRRPYSVVLFDEIEKAHHDVFNILLQLLDDGRITDSQGRTVSFINCVVIMTSNIGSHLILETLSNTLDSKEAVYDIMKRQVVELARQTFRPEFMNRIDEYIVFQPLDSKEISKIVVLQMNRVKERLKQKKIDLQYTKEAIDLLSTLGFDPNFGARPVKRVIQQLVENEIAMGFLKGDIKEEDSVIIDADVSSDLPLQNRLRVRKIADSSPMEAMVGND